One region of Demequina sp. TMPB413 genomic DNA includes:
- the hflX gene encoding GTPase HflX yields the protein MNAPHDEPLEAQQANSSVESVIDRVLSRAGTAVSARETGRTDYDGDQFEREQREGMRRVAGLSTELEDITEVEYRQLLLEKVVLVGQWVRGPATEAEVSLRELAALAETAGSEVLDGLLQRRAHPDPATYIGKGKAIELRDVVKAVGADTVIVNDELQPSQRRALEDVVKVKVIDRTALILDIFAQHAKSKEGKAQVELAQLEYLMPRLRGWGESMSRQAGGQVGGAAAGMGSRGPGETKIELDRRRIRTRMAQLRRQIKLMEPARNVRREKRLAMPNVAIVGYTNAGKSSLLNRLTGAGALVQNALFATLDPTVRRMTTPDGRDITVSDTVGFVKDLPHQLVAAFQSTLEEVTHADLVLHVVDASHPDPEGQITAVRTVLADVPGAHDVAELLVFNKVDAADEETLLRLRGRREPHVEVSALTGQGIDELLETVGAMLPRPPVHVDVTLPYSRGDLVNEAHRDGEVLSEDHAGDGYHLVADVSDALAARIREAASAAS from the coding sequence ATGAATGCACCTCACGACGAACCCCTCGAGGCCCAACAAGCGAACAGTTCTGTCGAATCGGTGATCGACAGGGTGTTGTCGCGCGCCGGGACCGCCGTGAGCGCGCGCGAAACCGGCCGCACCGACTACGACGGTGACCAGTTCGAGCGCGAGCAGCGCGAGGGGATGAGGCGCGTCGCCGGTCTGTCCACCGAACTCGAGGACATCACCGAGGTTGAGTACCGCCAGTTGCTCCTGGAGAAGGTCGTGCTCGTGGGTCAGTGGGTGCGCGGGCCTGCCACAGAGGCAGAAGTGTCGCTTCGTGAGCTCGCAGCGCTCGCCGAGACGGCGGGCTCCGAGGTGCTCGACGGGTTGCTGCAACGCCGCGCTCATCCCGATCCAGCCACGTACATCGGCAAGGGCAAGGCAATCGAACTGCGCGACGTGGTCAAGGCAGTAGGTGCCGACACGGTCATCGTCAACGACGAACTTCAACCGAGCCAGCGTCGTGCCCTTGAGGACGTGGTGAAGGTCAAGGTGATCGACCGCACCGCGCTGATCCTCGACATCTTTGCGCAACACGCCAAGTCAAAAGAGGGCAAGGCTCAAGTGGAATTGGCGCAGCTCGAGTACCTCATGCCGAGGCTTCGAGGTTGGGGTGAGTCGATGTCCCGCCAAGCGGGCGGCCAGGTGGGTGGCGCGGCGGCCGGAATGGGCTCCCGCGGACCAGGTGAAACCAAGATCGAACTCGACCGGCGCCGCATCCGCACCCGGATGGCTCAATTGCGCCGCCAGATCAAACTGATGGAGCCCGCGCGCAACGTGCGCCGCGAGAAGCGCCTGGCCATGCCAAACGTCGCCATCGTCGGCTACACCAACGCCGGCAAGTCCTCCCTTCTCAACCGCCTGACAGGGGCTGGCGCGCTCGTCCAGAACGCACTCTTCGCAACCCTTGATCCGACGGTGCGCCGAATGACCACGCCAGACGGTCGCGACATCACCGTGTCGGACACCGTCGGCTTCGTGAAGGACCTGCCACACCAACTGGTCGCGGCCTTCCAGTCGACGCTGGAGGAGGTCACACACGCGGACCTCGTGCTCCACGTCGTGGATGCCTCGCACCCCGATCCTGAGGGTCAGATCACGGCGGTGCGCACCGTCTTGGCGGACGTCCCTGGCGCCCACGACGTGGCGGAACTCCTGGTATTTAATAAGGTTGACGCCGCCGACGAGGAGACCCTGCTGCGCTTGCGCGGCCGCAGAGAGCCACACGTCGAGGTGTCGGCGCTGACGGGTCAGGGGATCGACGAGCTGCTCGAGACGGTCGGGGCCATGCTGCCGCGCCCGCCGGTGCACGTGGATGTGACGCTGCCGTACTCGCGCGGCGATCTGGTCAACGAGGCGCATCGCGATGGCGAGGTGCTCAGCGAGGATCACGCCGGCGACGGCTACCACTTGGTTGCGGACGTTTCCGACGCGCTCGCGGCACGCATCCGCGAGGCCGCCTCGGCCGCGTCGTGA
- a CDS encoding class I SAM-dependent methyltransferase, which produces MGNVEHYFSAQPASADERRQISVTLHGRSYSLETAPGVFSPAHVDLGTTVLLDTVDTPPAGEVLDLGCGWGPIALTAALMEPRARVTAVDVNERALDLLRLNEATVRASTPEMAAVEAVTPDAVPDTARFDAIWSNPPIRVGKPALHALLATWLPRLKPGGEALLVVQKNLGADSLARWITEQTDDAGSRWGEVEKVRSSKGFRVLRLVRG; this is translated from the coding sequence TTGGGCAACGTGGAGCACTACTTCTCGGCGCAACCGGCATCGGCCGACGAGCGGCGCCAGATCAGTGTGACCCTCCACGGGCGGTCTTACTCCCTTGAGACGGCTCCAGGCGTGTTCTCTCCCGCCCATGTGGACCTGGGGACGACGGTCTTGCTCGACACGGTGGACACTCCCCCAGCGGGCGAGGTGCTCGATCTTGGTTGCGGGTGGGGGCCCATCGCGCTCACGGCTGCGCTCATGGAGCCTCGCGCCAGGGTCACCGCAGTGGATGTCAACGAGCGGGCGCTCGACCTGTTGCGCCTCAATGAGGCCACGGTGCGGGCGTCTACACCGGAAATGGCCGCCGTTGAAGCCGTGACACCCGATGCGGTACCCGACACCGCGCGCTTCGATGCCATCTGGTCGAATCCCCCGATCCGCGTCGGCAAGCCCGCCCTGCACGCCCTGCTGGCGACGTGGCTTCCGCGGTTGAAGCCAGGAGGCGAGGCCTTGCTGGTGGTCCAGAAGAACCTGGGCGCCGACTCGCTCGCCCGGTGGATTACTGAGCAAACGGACGACGCTGGGTCGCGTTGGGGCGAGGTGGAGAAGGTGCGCTCGTCCAAGGGATTCAGAGTGCTGCGGTTGGTGCGAGGGTAG
- the dapF gene encoding diaminopimelate epimerase — MASLRFTKGHGTQNDFVLLFDEHGEIEITPDLVRFLCNRRAGIGADGVIRAVRAGRLEAGKGYDASTWFMDYWNADGTVSEMCGNGARVFALFLEREAGVDARGGLTIGTRGGTRTVTALGNGRYAVGMGQWSLGDAADGFDSEVHASGLTPPRPALSVNVGNPHHVVALATPDELEALDLTTPPTVLPQLEHGSNVEFAVTLGGEMVGDEPHGRVRMRVHERGSGETMSCGTGACAVALAVRSWAGAGAPSVWDVEVPGGMVTVRIKEDSTILEGPAVLVADGALEVNRSL, encoded by the coding sequence ATGGCTTCCTTGCGATTCACTAAGGGGCACGGCACCCAGAACGACTTCGTGCTGCTCTTTGACGAGCACGGCGAGATCGAAATCACCCCTGATTTGGTGCGTTTCCTGTGCAATCGTCGCGCAGGCATCGGCGCCGACGGCGTGATTAGGGCCGTTCGTGCAGGACGGCTGGAAGCTGGCAAGGGCTACGACGCCTCGACGTGGTTCATGGACTATTGGAATGCCGACGGAACGGTGTCGGAGATGTGCGGCAACGGTGCGCGCGTCTTTGCGCTGTTTCTGGAGCGGGAAGCGGGCGTGGACGCGCGAGGCGGCCTGACCATCGGGACTCGTGGTGGCACGCGCACCGTGACGGCGCTGGGCAACGGGCGCTACGCGGTCGGGATGGGGCAGTGGTCGCTGGGCGATGCGGCCGACGGTTTCGACTCCGAGGTGCACGCCAGTGGGCTGACGCCGCCGCGTCCTGCATTGAGCGTCAATGTGGGTAACCCGCACCATGTGGTCGCGCTCGCCACTCCAGACGAGCTCGAAGCGCTCGACCTGACCACGCCCCCGACGGTGCTGCCACAACTGGAGCATGGGTCCAACGTCGAGTTTGCTGTGACGCTCGGCGGTGAGATGGTGGGCGACGAGCCCCACGGCCGTGTGCGCATGCGGGTCCACGAGCGCGGTTCGGGGGAGACCATGTCGTGCGGGACGGGTGCGTGCGCGGTGGCGCTCGCGGTGCGATCTTGGGCAGGCGCAGGAGCCCCGAGCGTCTGGGACGTCGAAGTTCCGGGAGGCATGGTCACCGTGAGGATCAAGGAAGACAGCACCATTCTGGAAGGACCAGCAGTGTTGGTGGCCGACGGCGCCCTCGAGGTCAATCGTTCGCTGTAA
- the miaA gene encoding tRNA (adenosine(37)-N6)-dimethylallyltransferase MiaA, with protein sequence MTRPIVAIVGATATGKSAVSLELAHLLGTRAGLPGAEIINADSMQFYRGMDIGTAKLPVSERRGVTHHQLDTLDVTEDASVARFQESARADVAAIHARDLRAIVVGGSGLYLRALLDRFDFPGTDPDVRARLEARAEAEGPGILHRELAAVDAAAAAKIHPRNAKRIVRALEIIEVAGDYASSLPRHEYAAPAVQIALELPYAALDERIDARVERMWADGLVDEVRKLVDAGLREGVTARRAVGYAETLAHLDGEFDAEQARELIARNTRRLARKQDRWFRPDPRVKWVAAPVDAADVPRAARDALTLVEAASVER encoded by the coding sequence GTGACCCGACCGATCGTCGCAATCGTAGGCGCGACCGCGACGGGAAAGTCAGCGGTCAGTCTCGAGCTCGCACACTTACTAGGCACTCGGGCAGGCCTACCGGGCGCCGAGATCATCAACGCCGATTCCATGCAGTTCTACCGAGGGATGGACATCGGCACCGCAAAGCTGCCCGTTTCCGAACGGCGCGGCGTCACGCATCACCAACTCGACACCCTCGACGTCACCGAGGATGCCTCGGTGGCGCGCTTTCAGGAGTCCGCACGGGCCGATGTCGCGGCGATTCATGCGCGGGACCTGCGCGCGATCGTCGTGGGCGGCTCCGGCCTGTACCTGAGGGCGCTCTTGGATCGCTTCGACTTTCCTGGCACCGACCCCGACGTGCGTGCGCGTCTGGAGGCTCGCGCTGAGGCGGAGGGGCCCGGCATTCTTCACCGAGAGCTCGCGGCGGTGGACGCTGCTGCCGCCGCCAAGATCCACCCGCGCAATGCCAAGCGCATTGTCAGGGCGCTCGAGATCATTGAAGTGGCTGGAGACTACGCCAGCTCGCTTCCGCGCCATGAGTACGCGGCGCCCGCCGTCCAGATTGCGTTGGAGCTTCCATACGCGGCACTTGACGAGCGGATTGACGCTCGCGTGGAGCGCATGTGGGCTGACGGTCTCGTGGACGAGGTTCGCAAGCTTGTGGATGCGGGGCTGAGGGAAGGCGTGACGGCGCGCAGAGCGGTTGGCTACGCCGAAACCCTCGCGCACCTCGACGGAGAGTTCGACGCGGAGCAGGCGCGAGAACTCATTGCCCGCAATACCCGCAGACTGGCGCGCAAACAGGACCGATGGTTCCGTCCCGACCCGCGCGTGAAGTGGGTCGCGGCGCCAGTCGATGCCGCGGATGTGCCACGCGCTGCCCGCGACGCCCTCACCTTGGTGGAAGCCGCGTCTGTCGAGCGCTGA
- the miaB gene encoding tRNA (N6-isopentenyl adenosine(37)-C2)-methylthiotransferase MiaB yields the protein MRTYVVKTLGCQMNVHDSEHMAGLLESAGYRAAPAGSEEADVVVINTCAVRENAANKLYGNLGQLASIKAARPGGMQIAVGGCLAQKDRGEIVTKAPWVDVVFGTHNIDVLPAMLERARHNAAAQVEIEESLKVFPSTLPSRRDSHASAWVSISVGCNNTCTFCIVPSLRGKERDRRPGEILAEVEALVAQGVVEVTLLGQNVNSYGVEFGDRGAFAKLLRACGNIDGLERVRFTSPHPAAFTDDVIVAMAETPNVMPSLHMPLQSGSDAVLRAMRRSYRSSKFLGILDRVREAMPDASITTDIIVGFPGETEEDFLETMRVVEASRFTSAYTFQYSPRPGTPAFDREPLPKAVVQERFERLLALQDRLSLSDAEGMVGREVELMVLDGGGRKGKGDGSRLSGREPGNRLVHFGVPEGSDVPRPGDMVTVRVSHGAPYHLIADGPEAASAYVVRRTRAGDAWEEGSNPDHAHDSCGTPAVNGPVGLGLPAVRVPSA from the coding sequence ATGCGGACCTACGTCGTCAAGACGCTCGGCTGCCAAATGAACGTGCACGATTCTGAGCACATGGCCGGTTTGCTCGAAAGTGCGGGCTATCGCGCCGCTCCTGCAGGTTCAGAAGAGGCCGACGTTGTGGTCATCAACACGTGTGCCGTGCGCGAGAACGCGGCAAACAAGCTCTACGGCAATCTGGGCCAGCTCGCATCCATCAAGGCAGCGCGTCCTGGCGGGATGCAGATCGCAGTGGGCGGCTGCCTTGCGCAGAAGGACCGTGGCGAGATCGTCACCAAGGCACCTTGGGTTGACGTCGTCTTTGGCACTCACAACATCGACGTACTCCCCGCCATGTTGGAGCGCGCTCGGCACAATGCGGCGGCTCAAGTCGAGATTGAAGAGTCACTCAAGGTCTTCCCGTCAACGCTGCCGAGCAGGCGGGACTCTCACGCGTCCGCGTGGGTGTCCATCTCGGTGGGCTGCAACAACACGTGCACCTTCTGCATTGTCCCGTCGCTGCGTGGCAAAGAGCGCGACCGTCGCCCGGGCGAGATCCTGGCAGAGGTCGAGGCGCTCGTGGCGCAGGGAGTCGTTGAAGTCACCTTGCTGGGCCAGAACGTGAACTCGTACGGGGTTGAGTTCGGGGACCGCGGCGCTTTCGCGAAACTGCTCAGAGCCTGTGGCAACATCGACGGGCTCGAGAGGGTCCGATTCACGTCACCTCACCCTGCGGCGTTCACCGACGATGTCATCGTGGCAATGGCCGAGACGCCCAACGTGATGCCTAGTCTGCACATGCCGCTCCAGTCGGGTTCCGATGCGGTGCTGCGCGCCATGCGGCGTTCCTATCGATCAAGCAAGTTTTTGGGGATCCTCGACAGGGTCAGGGAAGCGATGCCGGACGCATCGATCACGACGGACATCATCGTGGGATTCCCTGGCGAGACAGAGGAGGACTTCCTCGAGACGATGCGAGTTGTGGAGGCTTCGCGGTTTACCAGCGCATATACCTTCCAGTACAGTCCGCGTCCCGGGACCCCTGCATTCGACCGTGAGCCGCTGCCTAAGGCCGTGGTGCAGGAGCGGTTCGAACGCTTGCTCGCTCTTCAGGACCGTCTCTCGCTGAGCGATGCCGAGGGCATGGTGGGTCGCGAAGTCGAGTTGATGGTGCTCGACGGAGGTGGCCGCAAAGGTAAGGGTGACGGTTCGCGGTTGAGCGGACGCGAGCCAGGCAACCGACTCGTTCACTTTGGCGTGCCAGAGGGCTCGGATGTTCCACGGCCCGGCGACATGGTGACGGTGCGCGTGTCCCATGGGGCGCCTTACCACCTCATCGCCGACGGCCCAGAAGCGGCGTCTGCCTATGTGGTGCGACGTACCAGGGCGGGTGATGCCTGGGAGGAAGGGTCGAACCCCGATCATGCACACGATTCGTGCGGAACGCCCGCGGTGAACGGACCCGTGGGACTTGGTTTGCCCGCGGTGAGGGTACCCTCCGCGTGA